Genomic segment of Acinetobacter larvae:
TTTCTGCAGGCTGCAGCGCACTGTCTGCAATGCTGTCTATGACTTGTAGTTCGGTTGTGATGGCATCTGACAGGACTTCAACCAAGACCTGACTTTTGCTGTCAAAGTAACGGTAAACCAAACCACTTGAAACCCCAGCACGTTCTGCAATGGTCTGTATTTGTGCGTCTTTAAATCCTCCCTCTGCGATTAAGCTTCTCGCAGAATCTAAAATCGCAAGGCGATTTTGCTCCATGCGCTCTTGCATCAAAGATGATCGTTTATAGCTCATAATTTTATTCTCCACCAAACAAAATGAATTGTAAATCATTTTATGAATTAATATTCACTTTTTTAAAAAATCACTGTAAGGTATCCATGAAGTCGCCATTGCATTGGCATAGGGAACAACAAATATAACGAACAGGATGAAATCGTATGAACCTACACAGTATCAATTTTGGTCTAGATGAAACACTGCTTGCACTACGAGATTCAGTTGCTGCATTTTGTGCCAAAGAAATTGCCCCCATTGCCCAGCAGGTTGATCAAGACAATTTTTTCCCTGCCCATCTATGGAAAAAGATGGGCGATATGGGCTTACACGGCATGACCATTTCAGAAAACTATGGCGGAACCAATTTGGGTTACTTGGCGCATATTATTGTGATGCAAGAGATCTCTCGTGCCTCTGCCGCCATTGGTTTGTCTTATGGCGCGCATTCTAACCTATGTATTAACCAAATTAATCGTAATGGCAGCGAACAACAAAAACAAAAATATCTGCCCAAATTGGTTTCAGGTGACGCTGTTGGTGCGTTGGCGATGTCTGAACCCAATGCGGGCTCGGATGTGGTCAGTATGACGTTACGGGCGGAACAAAAAGGTGATTGCTTCATACTCAATGGCTCCAAGATGTGGATTACCAATGGCGGTGATGCTGATGTATTGGTGGTTTATGCCAAAACAAATCCACAAGCAGGTGCCAAAGGCATAACGGCTTTTATTATTGAAAAAGGTATGCCGGGCTTTAGTCATGGTAGCCATTTAGACAAATTGGGCATGCGTGGCTCCAATACCTACCCGCTGTTCTTTGACAATGTTGAAGTGCCAATGGAAAACGTCATGGGTGGTGTTGGCAATGGTGTCAAAGTCTTGATGAGCGGTTTGGACTATGAACGTGCTGTACTCAGTGGCGGACCACTCGGCATTATGGATGCCTGTTTAGATATGACCATCCCCTATTTACATCACCGTGAACAATTTGGACAGCCATTGGGTGAGTTCCAATTGATGCAAGGCAAATTGGCAGATATGTACTCGACATGGCTGGCATGTAAAGCACTGGTCTATGCAGTGGGTGCTGCCTGTGACCGAGTCGATCATGATCGTAGCCTGCGTAAAGATGCTGCCAGTGCCATTTTATATGCTGCCGAAAAAGCCACTTGGATGGCTGGTGAAACCATTCAAAGTCTTGGCGGCAATGGCTATATCAATGAGTACCCTGCAGGTCGTTTATGGCGTGATGCCAAACTCTATGAAATTGGTGCTGGTACTTCAGAAATTCGTCGCATGCTGATTGGACGTGAACTTTTTCATGAAAATAAATAAACGCAGATTCATGAAAGTAAATAAGCACGGATTAGAGGAATGATGAGCATGAATCAATTACACAGTACCTTAAATAGTC
This window contains:
- a CDS encoding isovaleryl-CoA dehydrogenase translates to MNLHSINFGLDETLLALRDSVAAFCAKEIAPIAQQVDQDNFFPAHLWKKMGDMGLHGMTISENYGGTNLGYLAHIIVMQEISRASAAIGLSYGAHSNLCINQINRNGSEQQKQKYLPKLVSGDAVGALAMSEPNAGSDVVSMTLRAEQKGDCFILNGSKMWITNGGDADVLVVYAKTNPQAGAKGITAFIIEKGMPGFSHGSHLDKLGMRGSNTYPLFFDNVEVPMENVMGGVGNGVKVLMSGLDYERAVLSGGPLGIMDACLDMTIPYLHHREQFGQPLGEFQLMQGKLADMYSTWLACKALVYAVGAACDRVDHDRSLRKDAASAILYAAEKATWMAGETIQSLGGNGYINEYPAGRLWRDAKLYEIGAGTSEIRRMLIGRELFHENK